One window of the Natronomonas marina genome contains the following:
- a CDS encoding BsuBI/PstI family type II restriction endonuclease → MSDESEVGFDYDLTREQLKRALKEFGLQESDINNTMLTVLQAVTSREYYESIELRYDDLPDYAIQTTNLVDFLPNYTAENSREPVRKDALKPLRDKAGVLGYEEPAPNSPKTHYWVAQEFREYLDNANLEEVISEPDPVEGEERTVELPYHDEVLPRAAGEHTELIGDGLRELVPDLAESPVLVHEGLTKDEREAVEAKLLPIEFDGVRFQLSVYPDAIAFDEEERTLILLEAVTSLGPFTDQRIETLLEDLSQPEEPIEDFSAVFVTMFPDVGRYRQHLMDVGADSHVWLSDHPRDLRSHGNIRLDEGQPREAGVLYEYEIEP, encoded by the coding sequence ATGTCAGATGAGTCTGAGGTCGGGTTCGACTACGACCTTACGCGGGAGCAGCTCAAGCGGGCGTTGAAGGAGTTCGGGTTACAGGAAAGCGACATCAACAACACGATGCTGACCGTGTTGCAGGCGGTCACATCCCGTGAATACTACGAATCCATCGAACTCCGATACGACGATCTTCCCGACTACGCCATCCAGACCACGAACCTCGTCGACTTCCTCCCGAACTACACCGCGGAGAACTCCCGCGAGCCGGTAAGGAAGGACGCCCTGAAGCCACTTCGTGACAAGGCGGGGGTACTTGGATACGAGGAACCCGCCCCGAACAGCCCGAAGACGCACTACTGGGTAGCACAGGAGTTCCGGGAGTACCTCGACAACGCGAATCTCGAGGAGGTCATCAGCGAACCTGACCCGGTAGAAGGGGAAGAGCGGACGGTCGAACTCCCGTACCACGACGAGGTACTGCCTCGAGCCGCCGGCGAACACACGGAGTTGATCGGCGACGGGCTCCGTGAACTCGTCCCGGATCTCGCCGAGTCACCTGTACTCGTCCACGAAGGGCTGACCAAGGACGAGCGGGAGGCGGTGGAGGCCAAGTTGCTGCCCATCGAGTTCGACGGTGTGCGGTTCCAGTTGTCCGTGTACCCGGACGCGATCGCGTTTGACGAGGAAGAGCGGACGTTGATTCTCTTGGAAGCGGTGACGAGTCTCGGCCCGTTCACCGACCAACGCATCGAGACTCTGCTGGAAGACCTTAGTCAGCCAGAGGAGCCGATTGAGGACTTCTCTGCCGTGTTCGTGACTATGTTCCCCGACGTTGGCCGCTACCGCCAACACCTGATGGATGTCGGGGCAGACTCGCACGTCTGGCTGTCTGACCATCCCCGCGACCTGCGCTCGCACGGCAACATCCGGCTGGACGAGGGACAGCCGAGGGAAGCGGGCGTATTGTACGAGTACGAGATCGAACCCTAG
- a CDS encoding Eco57I restriction-modification methylase domain-containing protein — MASDQKRHGQTYTPEPISRALSRWAIQSADDSVLEPSVGEGRFVFDAYHRLEELGAESKETRNQIHGLDIDADAVDTLQQRAREEFGGEFPNVSAGNLFDSDFPEVDALIGNPPYVIRHRFEDAEEIIERFSEYDFSDQSDLYVYFLLQATQFLKPGGRMAMIVSNSWMKRKYGEEFKEFLLNEFHIHALIGFQERVFDDLANSVCIIAEKRPNTIRMPAKNDVRFIQAESEDIFNGGEKSLDELADAAIQSARVPQRALDAGDYWDIWLRAPLVFESIKNSDDFTALSDFATPSIGVQTLHKDFYILSDSEPEVDEIEDEFLRPIAYSSRDHQDPTIRPSDCKYHVFWCSQPKDELEGTRALEYIEAAENRTIEKRYSDETYDGLHNKTRIRKANREPWYDLTDEAERRLPSQILLPRRVYENYTAVWNPDAVVPNENFLATTVERDEDVKPLLAYLNSQLGELNLRLAGQVYGGGVCDLNVSSSKTIQTLDLDALTDAERDRLTTAFDEFAETADRGVLDEAVYTILGYTDEERQEIQDALELAIEESVNKD, encoded by the coding sequence ATGGCCTCTGACCAGAAACGCCACGGACAAACCTATACCCCTGAGCCGATCTCGAGGGCACTCTCACGTTGGGCGATCCAATCCGCCGATGACTCGGTGTTGGAGCCCTCGGTCGGTGAGGGTCGGTTCGTCTTCGATGCCTACCACAGACTCGAGGAACTGGGGGCCGAGAGCAAGGAGACTCGGAACCAGATCCACGGGCTCGATATTGACGCTGATGCCGTCGACACGCTTCAGCAGCGGGCACGCGAAGAGTTCGGGGGCGAATTCCCCAACGTCTCGGCTGGCAACCTGTTTGACTCGGACTTCCCCGAGGTGGACGCACTCATCGGCAATCCACCATACGTCATCCGCCACCGCTTCGAGGACGCCGAGGAGATCATCGAACGGTTCTCAGAGTACGATTTCTCCGATCAGAGCGACCTCTACGTCTACTTCCTGCTTCAGGCGACCCAATTCCTCAAACCCGGCGGTCGGATGGCGATGATCGTCTCCAACTCGTGGATGAAGCGGAAGTACGGTGAGGAGTTCAAGGAGTTCCTCCTCAACGAATTCCACATTCACGCCCTCATCGGCTTCCAAGAGCGGGTGTTTGACGATCTCGCCAACAGCGTCTGCATCATCGCTGAGAAACGGCCAAACACGATCCGGATGCCGGCGAAGAACGACGTTCGGTTCATCCAAGCGGAGAGCGAGGACATCTTCAACGGCGGCGAGAAGTCGCTTGACGAACTCGCGGACGCCGCAATCCAGTCCGCACGTGTCCCACAGCGTGCCCTCGACGCCGGCGACTACTGGGACATCTGGCTCCGTGCGCCCCTCGTCTTCGAGTCCATCAAGAACAGCGACGACTTCACCGCACTCAGCGACTTCGCAACGCCTTCAATCGGCGTCCAGACCCTTCACAAGGACTTCTACATCCTGTCTGACTCCGAACCAGAAGTCGACGAGATTGAGGACGAATTCCTCCGCCCCATCGCATACTCGTCGCGCGACCACCAAGACCCCACCATCCGACCTTCGGACTGCAAGTACCACGTCTTCTGGTGTTCGCAGCCGAAAGACGAGTTGGAAGGAACGCGTGCCCTTGAGTACATCGAGGCCGCAGAAAATCGCACGATTGAGAAGCGGTACAGCGACGAGACGTACGACGGTCTCCACAACAAGACTCGGATTCGGAAGGCCAACCGCGAGCCGTGGTATGACCTCACTGACGAGGCGGAACGTCGCCTTCCCTCCCAGATCCTGCTCCCCCGCCGGGTCTACGAGAACTACACCGCCGTATGGAACCCGGATGCGGTCGTGCCCAACGAGAACTTCCTCGCTACCACCGTCGAACGCGATGAAGACGTCAAGCCACTCCTCGCGTACCTGAACTCGCAGCTCGGCGAGCTGAACCTCCGACTCGCCGGACAGGTGTACGGTGGTGGCGTGTGTGACCTCAACGTCTCCTCATCAAAGACCATCCAGACGCTCGACCTCGATGCGCTGACCGATGCGGAACGCGACCGCCTGACCACGGCGTTCGACGAGTTCGCGGAAACAGCCGACCGTGGCGTCCTCGATGAGGCGGTGTACACGATCCTCGGGTACACTGATGAGGAGCGACAGGAGATTCAGGATGCCCTCGAACTCGCCATCGAGGAGTCCGTGAACAAGGACTAG